The following proteins are co-located in the Nitrospirota bacterium genome:
- the rfbB gene encoding dTDP-glucose 4,6-dehydratase: protein MKIFVTGGCGFIGSNFIRYILKKYPDYEVVNLDALTYAGNRENLRDIEADQRYQFIHGRIEDTKTVSGALKGADLVVNFAAESHVDRSIIDTQPFLMTNIVGLQALIDSVRRAGIQKFIHLSTDEVYGSLETDDGIFTEETPLAPNSPYSASKAAGDLLIRACVKTYGFPAIIVRPSNNYGPFQYPEKLIPLMVTNLMDKRPVPVYGKGENIRDWLYVEDTCTAIDTIMHRGKAGEVYNVGGGSEKRNIEVVKKVLSLMEMGQEYIEFVSDRPGHDYRYAIDYSKLRNELGWTPEVDFDIGIERTILWYMENQWWWRPLKERLSDESKGFWSGQG, encoded by the coding sequence ATGAAGATCTTTGTGACAGGCGGATGCGGATTTATCGGCTCCAACTTCATCAGATATATTTTAAAAAAATACCCGGACTATGAAGTGGTGAATCTTGACGCCCTCACCTATGCAGGAAACAGGGAAAACCTGAGGGATATTGAAGCAGACCAGAGGTATCAATTCATCCATGGAAGGATAGAAGATACCAAAACTGTTTCAGGTGCACTGAAAGGCGCTGACCTTGTCGTTAATTTTGCAGCAGAAAGCCATGTGGACCGTTCCATCATAGACACCCAGCCCTTCCTCATGACCAATATCGTCGGCCTTCAGGCACTTATTGACAGTGTCAGAAGAGCAGGCATACAGAAATTCATCCACCTCTCCACTGACGAGGTATACGGCAGTCTGGAAACAGATGACGGCATCTTTACCGAGGAGACCCCCCTTGCCCCAAACTCCCCCTATTCTGCTTCAAAAGCTGCCGGCGACCTCCTTATACGTGCCTGCGTCAAGACTTACGGATTTCCCGCCATCATAGTCAGGCCATCAAATAATTACGGTCCCTTTCAGTACCCGGAAAAACTGATTCCACTCATGGTAACCAACCTGATGGATAAAAGACCGGTACCTGTGTATGGAAAAGGTGAAAACATCAGGGACTGGCTCTATGTTGAGGATACATGTACGGCCATAGACACGATTATGCACAGGGGAAAGGCCGGAGAGGTATATAATGTAGGCGGCGGAAGCGAGAAAAGGAATATTGAAGTGGTAAAAAAGGTGCTCTCCCTCATGGAGATGGGGCAGGAATATATAGAATTTGTTTCTGACAGGCCGGGGCATGATTACCGTTATGCCATTGACTACTCAAAACTCAGGAATGAACTCGGATGGACCCCTGAGGTTGATTTTGATATTGGCATTGAAAGGACCATCCTGTGGTATATGGAGAACCAGTGGTGGTGGAGACCGCTTAAAGAGAGGCTTTCAGATGAAAGCAAGGGATTCTGGAGTGGTCAGGGATGA
- the rfbD gene encoding dTDP-4-dehydrorhamnose reductase: MRVLVTGANGMLGRDLMAVLEKRHEVISLDLEGLDITDREGTHHTIFSIRPDIVVNCAAYTNVDMAEDEKETAFRVNGLGVQNLAITCNELKIRLCHISTDYVFDGTSTRPYTPLDNTSAVNAYGETKLAGERYIQWLMPEFYIIRTSWLYGQHGNNFIRTILRLSGERDEIKVVSDQKGSPTWTVTLSEGILKVIESEVFGIHHITDRTAGGINWYELAAEIIRLSGASVKVIPISTDEYPTRAKRPSYSVLDTFHTEVSTGFSPPDWKTSLEKFIHILKNQSDVSSS, from the coding sequence ATGAGGGTCCTTGTCACCGGTGCAAACGGGATGCTTGGAAGAGACCTCATGGCCGTGCTTGAAAAAAGACACGAGGTCATATCCCTTGACCTTGAAGGACTTGATATAACAGACAGGGAGGGGACACATCACACCATCTTCTCCATCAGACCGGATATCGTGGTAAACTGTGCAGCCTACACAAACGTGGATATGGCAGAGGATGAAAAGGAGACGGCCTTCAGGGTCAACGGCCTTGGGGTACAGAATCTCGCCATTACCTGTAATGAACTGAAGATCAGGCTCTGTCATATAAGCACGGACTATGTTTTTGACGGCACAAGCACAAGACCATATACCCCCCTTGACAACACATCAGCCGTAAATGCCTACGGTGAGACCAAGCTTGCCGGAGAACGGTACATCCAGTGGCTGATGCCCGAGTTCTATATAATCAGGACAAGCTGGCTCTACGGCCAACACGGCAATAATTTTATCAGGACAATTCTGCGGCTATCCGGCGAAAGAGACGAGATAAAAGTGGTTTCCGACCAGAAAGGCTCACCTACCTGGACCGTAACCCTCTCGGAAGGCATCTTGAAGGTTATTGAATCAGAAGTCTTTGGAATACATCATATAACCGACAGGACAGCAGGGGGTATCAACTGGTATGAACTTGCCGCTGAGATTATAAGGCTTTCAGGTGCTTCCGTAAAAGTTATTCCCATATCAACAGATGAATATCCAACCCGCGCAAAACGTCCGTCATATTCAGTCCTTGATACGTTTCACACAGAAGTCTCCACAGGCTTCAGCCCCCCGGACTGGAAGACGTCACTCGAAAAATTCATTCACATCCTTAAAAACCAGTCAGATGTTTCCTCTTCCTGA
- a CDS encoding dTDP-4-dehydrorhamnose 3,5-epimerase family protein produces MKFEEGSIKDIIIKPLNVFTDQRGWLTELFRDDELPKGFQPAMGYVSVTHAGVTRGPHEHIEQTDYFCFLGQFSLYLWDNRKDSTTYLRKMIIEETRNRVIIVPPGVVHAYRNTADEDGLVLNFPDKLYAGREKKEKVDEIRFENDPKSPFQVWSVK; encoded by the coding sequence ATGAAATTCGAGGAAGGCTCAATAAAGGATATAATAATAAAACCCCTTAACGTCTTTACCGATCAGAGGGGATGGCTCACTGAATTATTCAGGGATGACGAGCTGCCAAAAGGGTTTCAACCTGCCATGGGTTACGTATCTGTCACACATGCAGGCGTGACAAGGGGCCCGCATGAACATATCGAACAAACAGACTACTTCTGCTTCCTTGGCCAATTCTCCCTCTACCTCTGGGATAACAGAAAAGACTCTACAACATATTTGAGGAAAATGATAATCGAGGAGACCCGGAACAGGGTGATTATCGTTCCACCGGGTGTGGTACACGCTTACAGGAATACAGCAGATGAAGACGGTCTTGTCCTTAACTTCCCTGACAAGCTTTATGCAGGCCGGGAAAAGAAGGAGAAGGTTGACGAGATAAGATTTGAAAATGATCCCAAAAGTCCTTTTCAGGTATGGAGTGTGAAATGA